cttctccttccccttgaCCCTGTCATCTCTgaagtccctctctctctcccagtcACCCTCAGGCCACACCCTGCTTGGTTCTCTTTCCAGCCATCTCTTCTCCCGGCCCCGGTCATGGTCTCGATCCCGATCCCGCATCCTGGAGTCCCAGTGTCTTTCCCGGGATCGGGAgcgctccctcctctccctctttccctctctgtacTGGTCATTCTTCACAACGGGCAAATTAATGGGTTTTCGGAAAGGTCGATCCCGCCCCCCAAATCTCAGTTGCCCAGATTCCTTTTTCCCCCCCAGGCCTCCTCCAAGTCGCCGAGGAATCCACCCTTTGAGAGTCCTTTCCAGTTCGTAGTCCACAAATATCTCGTGCTGGTCGATGACCAGGCCATCCGCGTCCCGGTAAGCTTTGAGCAGAGAACGCTCCTCTTTGTATTCAATGAAGGCGTAGCCCTTTGAAAAGCCGGTGACCAAGTCCCTCACCAGCCGAAGCCGCCGGATGTCCCCATAGCGGGAAAACACTTCCTTTAACCTCTCCTCTTTGGTCTGCAGGTTCAGTCTGGCCACAAACAGGGTGAGGAGGGGGTCTCCGGTGACGCCTTTGTTGGGGGCGTAGCGTGCCAGCATGGCCCTCCAGACCGCGCGGTCGTGTGGGTCTTCGTCAGTGCCATCGATGCTGCCAGCTTTAAGCGGGTCATACTCCTTGGCGATGGGCACCCAGTCATTCATGTTCTAAGGAGGATCACAGCGAACATTTATGTAGCACCGACTACGAGCTATGGCTTTAATCCCTGCAACAACCCAGGGAGGTAGATAACAAtcattcgcctcctcctccataGGGAGGGAAGCAAATTCTCAGAGGCTGGGGCCCCCCAGCTAGAAAGCCAGGGATACAGTATCCAAGCCGGGCAGCGGGGCTCCGGGATGCTCTTTCCCActcacccaccctccctcctgggaggaagcagagggcaACATGCCTGAGTTCGGCGCATCCGTGTTACCCAGCTTAGGcacaggagggcagggggcatgTACCAACTACATTATAATGAGGCAACATGGACCGAAATCCAGACTCAAAACAGGCTCGCCTTTCAGACTTTAAAATGGTCATAGGAAAACCAGCCTGGGAACTGCCACAGAAatggtgttttttaaaatctctttactACCAAGAATTTCAGACATATACCAATGCAGACAGTGGCGTAACCCTCCCTGAATCTCCCAGCCAGTTCCAACTACGACTGACACCTGGCCAGTCTGGTTTCACCTGTGCCCCCACTCATGTCCCTGCTCCCGGATTATCCTCAAGCAAATTCTAGATATTATATTTCAGTGTGGATCACTAAAGgaaaagaacttttttaaaaatgaaactacaaGGGAAAATGGTGTTTTGAATGCAGCATTTTGCACCTGTCAGTAAGCAGGTAGCAAAACTAAAATGACAGTGACCCAGCCGCAGGCTTTCAGTTCACTGCAGTTGTCATCCATTCTGATACGAGAGTATTTCTTTCTGAAAGAGGGTGGGTAAATTTACATCTGACATGTGATAACTGATTCATGTGAACCTGCTGGAAGATCAGGTACTTGCCAACATTTCAGACACTACTAAAAAATCACGTGACCACTTCTGTAACGCTTTAGAGCCAGGGCTGAAATGTTACTTAAAAACCAGGGCTCTGTTGAATAGATAGCCTCATTCTTAACAGCATCTTTCCATGACATTTATTAAAACGGTATCTATACCTTcccctctctttttaaaattttcctcaagggttttttttgcttttgttcttcaGTTTATGGGTTATGTAAGGGGAGTGATTGTTTACGGGGCACACAGTGGAATTTTTTCCTAGTAAAAAAGTCAAACACCTacagaataaaactgaaaatcaatggACTCAAGACCTCTGACTTCCACTTAGCCTCTCACTATATTCCACTGCAAATCCTATTCCACCCAGGACTGCTCCTCATTCCTTGAATGGGCCCTAATTCCCCAGCTCCATGTCTTTCCTGGTGCAGCTGCCTCTGCTGGGAATATTCTCTTCCTTTCTACCTCTTCCATCTCCACTTGTGGAAATTCCACTGGTCCTTCCAAGTCCAGCTTCCAGCCTCTTCCCCATGAAGCAAATCTGTTTCTCCCACAGCTCATGGTACCTCTTCTGACATACTGCTCATGTTTTTCCCCATGCACA
The genomic region above belongs to Camelus bactrianus isolate YW-2024 breed Bactrian camel chromosome 32, ASM4877302v1, whole genome shotgun sequence and contains:
- the SNRNP35 gene encoding U11/U12 small nuclear ribonucleoprotein 35 kDa protein yields the protein MNDWVPIAKEYDPLKAGSIDGTDEDPHDRAVWRAMLARYAPNKGVTGDPLLTLFVARLNLQTKEERLKEVFSRYGDIRRLRLVRDLVTGFSKGYAFIEYKEERSLLKAYRDADGLVIDQHEIFVDYELERTLKGWIPRRLGGGLGGKKESGQLRFGGRDRPFRKPINLPVVKNDQYREGKRERRERSRSRERHWDSRMRDRDRDHDRGREKRWLEREPSRVWPEGDWERERDFRDDRVKGKEKRDRSK